GCATTTCGTATTTTTAGATATCAGTTTGAGTATAATTCGGTATATCGCTCTTTTTGTGATTTATTATGTATACATCCGTCAGATATAAAAGAAATTGCTGACATTCCGTTTTTACCAATTCAATTTTTCAAATCACATGCTGTCGTTTCTTCTCAGGATACTATTCAAGAAATTTTTACGAGCTCCGGAACTACCGGAAATAATCTTAGCAAACACTTAGTAACGGATATTTCCTGGTATAAAAAAAGCTTCTTAAAGGGATTTGAATATTTCTATGGAGGTATTCAAGACTATACTATTTTGGCTTTATTGCCTAATTATTTGGAACGCGACGGATCATCTTTGATTTATATGGTAAATGAGTTGATTTTAAAAACAAAAAACGAAAAGAGCGGGTTTTATTTAAATAATACGGATGATTTGATTCGAAATTTGACAGCACTGGATGAAAGCGGGCAAAAAATAATACTTATCGGGGTCTCTTTTGCGTTACTTGATTTGGTAGAAAAAGAGCAATTTAATTTAAAAAATACAGTCGTCATGGAAACAGGAGGAATGAAAGGCAGACGAAGGGAAATGACACGTATCGAATTGCACTCCATATTACAAAAAGGGTTTGGAATCTCTGAAATCCATTCGGAATATGGTATGACAGAATTGTTGAGCCAGGGATATTCCAAAGGGAAAGGGCTTTTTGAATGCCCTCCCTGGATGCACATTTTGATTAGAGATACCGAAGATGCTTTGACGCTTCAAAAAACGAGTCAGACGGGAGGGGTTAATATTATTGATTTGGCAAATTACAATTCGTGTTCTTTTATTGCCTCTCAGGATTTGGGAAAAATACATGATAAAGGGCAATTTGAGATTATGGGGCGTTTTGATCATTCGGATATCAGAGGATGTAATTTATTAGTTCTGTAAAATGTAATTAACAAGCTCATGAATCGACTACGTACAAAAACTAATAAAAATGAGATTATTTTTCACCGTTGCTTTTTTTACAATTTCGGGTATTTTATTTTCACAACAAATAGATTATAATACTAAAAAAGGCTATCTCGCAATAGGTTATGATGTCGTTTCTTATTTTGTTGACAATAAGCCTGTAAAAGGGAATAAGAAGTTTCAAGCGATTCACGATGGGGTAAAGTTTAAATTTTCTTCTGAAAAGAATTTAGCACTTTTCAAAGCTAATCCAGGCAAATATATTCCTCAATATGGAGGATATTGTGCTTATGCCATGGGAGCTAAAGCGACAAAAGTATCTATTGATCCGGAAACTTATGAGATCAGAGATAACAAATTATATCTGTTCTATAATTCCTGGGGAAGAAATACATTAAAAATATGGACAAAGACAGGGCCGGAAAAGCTAAAAGAACAAGCGGATAAAAACTGGGCGGAGATCAATAAATAAAAGTACCGGCATTTTCTTATCCCAGATCAAAGCCTATATCTTTTCGGTAATTCATTTTTTCAAATGAAACTTTATCTATACCGGCATACGATTTGGCTAATGCTTCTTGCATGGTATCTCCAAGCGAGGTAATTGCCAATACTCTGCCTCCGTTGGTTTGTACTCTATTTTCTTTCCAAGTTGTTCCGGCATGGTATACAATAGCATCCGTAATTGCATTTAAACCGGAAATCTCTTTCCCTTTTTCATATGCTTCCGGATATCCACCCGAAACCAACATCACTGTAGTTGCTACCTGTGCAGTTACTTCATATGATTTTTCGTATAATGTTTGATTTGCTACCCCGTCCAACAAATCATATAAATCGGAAGTAATTCTGGGCAATACCACTTCTGCTTCCGGATCTCCCATTCGTACGTTATATTCGACAACAAAAGGGTTTTCGCTTACATTCATCAGGCCTATAAAAATAAATCCTCTATAATCGATACCTTCTTTTTGCAAGCCATCGATTGTCGGTTTTATGATTTGTTTTTCTATTTTATTTAAAAAATCCTGATCTGCGAAAGGAACCGGAGAGATCGCTCCCATTCCTCCGGTGTTTAATCCCGTATCTCCTTCTCCTATCCTTTTATAATCTTTTGCCGAGGGAAGTATTTTATAGTGTATCCCATCTGTGAGTACAAATACGGATAATTCAATTCCGTCTAAAAATTCTTCAATAACTACTGCTGAGGAGGCTTCCCCAAATTTTTGTTTGGAAAGCATTTCTTCCAGTTCTGATTTTGCTTCTTCCGGAGAATGTAATATCAATACTCCTTTTCCTGCTGCCAAACCATCTGCTTTTAACACGTATGGTGGATTTAATCTTTCTAAAAATTGTTTTCCTTCTTGTAAATTTTCTGAGGTAAATGACTGATATCCGGCTGTAGGGATATGATATTTCTGCATAAATTGTTTGGAAAAGTTTTTGCTCCCTTCTAGTAAAGCCCCGTCTTTTTTAGGGCCAATTACGGCGATGTTTTTTAATTCGTCATCAGCCAGAAAATAATCATGGATTCCTTTTACCAAAGGGACTTCCGGTCCTACAACTACCATATGTACATCATTTGCCAAGACTATTTTCTTAATAGCTGCAAAATCTGTGGGGCTAACATTTATATTCACCCCCAATTCTTGTGTTCCGGCATTTCCCGGAGCAATAAATAATTGATTTATTTGGCTGCTTTGAGATAATTTTAAGGCAAATGCATGTTCTCTGCCACCGGAACCTAAAATAAGAATATTCATTAGTTATTGTATTTGGTTTGCAAATATACACTGCTAGATTATTTTTATACCGGTTATTATTTGAAATTACTGTAAGAGACCTTTGCAAAATAGGGATATATTCCGTATTTGGATTGATTTGGCTTCAAATTTCTTCCTTCTCGAAAATTTTAAATCCTCAAAACCAACAGGTTATTCCGGTTGAAAATGTTCTTCGGGCGTCGAACTTTTTTGTCAAATCAATTCTGCAAAGGTCTCTGTAAAAGAAAATGATGATTTTTTTCTTTATTGGAATTAGAAAAATAAAGCATAGCCTTAATTACGGTTTCTTTTTATAGTGGACAAAAAAGGGGAAAGAGCATTTTATTACGCTAATTTCAAGTGATAACTGGTATT
This window of the Flavobacteriaceae bacterium genome carries:
- a CDS encoding acyl transferase, which gives rise to MQHEIFDIRTPKEFTDCAFRIFRYQFEYNSVYRSFCDLLCIHPSDIKEIADIPFLPIQFFKSHAVVSSQDTIQEIFTSSGTTGNNLSKHLVTDISWYKKSFLKGFEYFYGGIQDYTILALLPNYLERDGSSLIYMVNELILKTKNEKSGFYLNNTDDLIRNLTALDESGQKIILIGVSFALLDLVEKEQFNLKNTVVMETGGMKGRRREMTRIELHSILQKGFGISEIHSEYGMTELLSQGYSKGKGLFECPPWMHILIRDTEDALTLQKTSQTGGVNIIDLANYNSCSFIASQDLGKIHDKGQFEIMGRFDHSDIRGCNLLVL
- a CDS encoding YHS domain-containing protein, which produces MRLFFTVAFFTISGILFSQQIDYNTKKGYLAIGYDVVSYFVDNKPVKGNKKFQAIHDGVKFKFSSEKNLALFKANPGKYIPQYGGYCAYAMGAKATKVSIDPETYEIRDNKLYLFYNSWGRNTLKIWTKTGPEKLKEQADKNWAEINK
- the purD gene encoding phosphoribosylamine--glycine ligase; translated protein: MNILILGSGGREHAFALKLSQSSQINQLFIAPGNAGTQELGVNINVSPTDFAAIKKIVLANDVHMVVVGPEVPLVKGIHDYFLADDELKNIAVIGPKKDGALLEGSKNFSKQFMQKYHIPTAGYQSFTSENLQEGKQFLERLNPPYVLKADGLAAGKGVLILHSPEEAKSELEEMLSKQKFGEASSAVVIEEFLDGIELSVFVLTDGIHYKILPSAKDYKRIGEGDTGLNTGGMGAISPVPFADQDFLNKIEKQIIKPTIDGLQKEGIDYRGFIFIGLMNVSENPFVVEYNVRMGDPEAEVVLPRITSDLYDLLDGVANQTLYEKSYEVTAQVATTVMLVSGGYPEAYEKGKEISGLNAITDAIVYHAGTTWKENRVQTNGGRVLAITSLGDTMQEALAKSYAGIDKVSFEKMNYRKDIGFDLG